The sequence below is a genomic window from Ignavibacteriales bacterium.
TATTAAACTCCTCACCGGCGGATTTAAATATTTGTTTTGAAAAACTGTCGAGTAGTTTTTCAAGGTCCTTACTTAGAGTTGTTAAAGTTTTTTTGTCAACTTTAATTCCTTCGCGCTCCATATCTTCAAGAACAGGAGCGAGAGGGAACTCAACTTCATAAGCGACTTTCTGTAAATTTTCTTTTTCAATTTCTTTACTAAGTACTTCATAAAGCTGATATGTAACATCCGCATCCTCACTCGCGTAAGTAGATAATTGATTAACATCAACTTCAAATATTTTTGAAGGATCTTTCTTTGCACCGATAAGATCGCTTAGCGGGATTGGTTTATAGTTAAGATACTTCTGTGAGAGATCATCCATACCATGTTTCTGATCAGGGTCAATAAGATAACTTGCGAGCATAGTATCGAAATAAAAATTCTCAACCATTATACCTGCACTACGCATTACTGATATATCAAACTTACCGTTCTGACAAACTTTTTTGATTTTCTTATTTTCAAAAACAGGTTTGAAGATTTTTACAAAGTCTGTAAGAGGCAGTCTGTCCTGAACTTCTTTGGAAAACAAGTCACCCTTTTTCGAAACAGGATTGACCGCAACAAAATACCCTTCACCAGCTTTCGTTGAAAAAGATGCACCGGCAAGATTAAGCGTAAGCGGGTCGAGTCCATCGGTTTCAGTATCAAAGACAAACAGATCAGTTTTATTAAGATCAGCCGCTAAATTCTTTGCGTCTTTTACTGTAGTTATAAGCTTATAGTTTGAACTTTTACTGTCGTGAACAACAACGGGTTTTTCCTCAACGATTTTTTCCTGGATAATTGAAACTGGCTTTTCTTCCGGTGCAGATGAATCAACACTGTAAAACTTCATTAACCGTGTATATAGAGTTTTGAATTCCAGATCAAGAAGCACCTGTTTTAATTTATCAATGTCCGGCTGTTTGAATTTTGCTTTATCAAAATCGATATCCATCGGAACAGAACAATGTATTCTCGCAAGTTGTTTGGATAGAAAAGCATTTTCTTTGTTCGCGATTAATTTAGTACGTGTTCCTTCCTTAGTAACTTTATCGATATTCGCATAAAGATTTTCAATCGAACCAAATTCCTGTATAAGCGGCACTGCAGTTTTTTCACCAATACCTTTCACACCAGGAATATCATCTGATGTATCACCAATGAGAGCAAGGTAATCGATCATCTGCTCAGGCTCAAAGCCAAGATCAGTTTTTATTTTTTCACGATCATACAACACAGGTTCATCTGAAGACCTGCCAGGACGAATTACTTTTACTTTATCGGTTACAAGTTGGAAGTAATCTTTATCAGGTGTTATTGCAAAAGATTCAAGTCCGAGTTTCTCAGCTTTCTTTACGGCAGTACCAACAATGTCATCAGCTTCATAACCGGGTTGAATGAGAACCGGGATGTTCAACACTTCGACAAATTCCCTGATCTTCCCGATTTGTGGAATCATATCTTCCGGCATAGCCTGTCGTGATGATTTATAATGTTCGTATTGTTCGTGCCGAAAAGTTTTTTCCTTTGAATCGAATGCAACTGCTATGTAATCAGGTTTATGATCTTCAAGAATTTTCAAAAGCGCATTCATAAATCCGAATATTGCGGAAACCGGTTCACCTTTAGAGTTAGTCAGCGGACGGTTAATAAATGCGAAGTATGATTTGTAGGCTATTGCAAGCGCATCAACTATGACAAATGTTTTAGACATATATTTTTATTTAATACTTAGTGAACCTAAGTGTTCTAAGTGTCTAAGTGGTAAAAAAAACACCACTAAGACACTAAGTTCACTAAGAAACACTAAGAGAAGTTGTTGGAATTAAATTCATTTATTGATTTCAATTTAATTAAGATTTACTTGAACTAAAAACATTATTGCATATTGAATCATATAACTTTAGTTTCGGTTCAACTAAACGAAAAACTATGGAACATAACTGGCTTTCAATTCTTCCGCCTGTACTGGCGATTGCACTTGCAATAAAAACGCGCCAGGTATTTTTATCATTGTTCGTGGGAATTCTAACAGGCTGGATAATATTATCTGAAGGAAATGTTTTTAACGGAACTGCTCTTGCTATTCAATCACTCATCGATGTATTCAAAGATGAAAGCAACACGAAAGTTGTTATCTTTTGTGCACTGGTTGGTTCATTGATAACTATCACTCATTCCAATGGCGGAGTTCAGGGCTTTATCGATTTCATTCACAGGAAAAACTTGATCAGGTCAAGAAGAAGCGCTTCGTTGTTAGCATTTACTGTCGGATGTTTTGTATTTATTGAATCAAGCATATCGTGTTTAGTTACAGGCGCTGTATCTCACCCAATATTTGAAAAGTACAAAATCTCACGTGAAAAGCTTGCTTACTTTTGTGATGTAACTTCATCACCCATTTGTATTTTAATTCCGCTCAATGCCTGGGGTGCATATGTGGTAAGTCTTCTTGAAAAAGAAAATGTCGGTGATTCAGTAACTGTTTTCCTGAATACAATTCCACTTAACTTTTATGCAATTGTAAGTGTATTGTTCGCCGCATTTATCGCTTTCACTTATCGTGATTTCGGACCTATGAAAAAAGCTGAACATAGATCACAGCACGAAGGAAAGACTATTGCTGACGGAGCTGTTCCGCTTGTATCAGAAGATGTTGTATCAGTTAAAGCAAAAAAAGGAATTCGGCATAAAGCATTTAATATGGTAGCTCCCATTGTTGTAATGATAATTATGATGCCAGTAAGCCTTCTTATTACAGGTGATGGTGATATTACTGCGGGTTCAGGATCAACTTCTGTGTTATGGTCGGTGATGGCTGCAATATTTGTCGCTGGTATTCTATCAATGGTTCAGAAAATATTTTCATTGCAGGAAATTATGGACTTAACTCTAAAAGGAATGGCAGGTTTGATCCCGCTCGCAATACTTATGACACTTGCATTTTCGATTGGCAGCACTTGCAGAACTTTAGGAACAGGGGAGTATGTTGCATCAGTTGTGAATATGTTCCTGCATAAATCAATGCTTGCGCCATTGTTGTTCGCGGCATCTGCATTTATTTCTTTTTCAACCGGCACGAGCTGGGGAACTTTTGCAATAATGATTCCCATTGCGGTGCCATCAGCGCAGTATATGGGATTTGACGTTTCACTCGCGGTCGCTGCAGTATTAAGTGGTAGTGTTTTTGGCGATCATTCATCACCAATATCTGATACAACAATTGTATCATCAATGGCAAGTGCATGTGACCATATTGATCATGTAAAAACTCAATTGCCGTATGCGATTTTTGCTGCATCCATTGCATTAATGTTATTTTTTCTTGCGGGAATTATACTCTGAATATAATACCGGATTTTAATCTTGCAATTGTTTCGGTATCAGGTGACATTTATGTAACTAAAGGGTATTCATATGAAGAGAATAATATTTATTTCAGCGGTGTTATTCGCGTTATCAATCAATTGTTCAGATACTGAAGACAGCAAACAGACAAGCGAAGCAGTAATAACAGCAGTTGATACGCGGGAGTGTTCCTGCTGCGGAGGATTTTTTATAGTTATTGATAATTCTACTTACAGGTTCTATTCAGCACCAGCCGGAAGCAATGTTGATCTGTCAAATCCGGTTTTCCCTATCAATGTACTTGTTGAATGGAGAAAATCTGCAAACCAATGTCTTGGCGATGAGATTGAAGTCTTTAAATTATCAATGCGATAATGTTCTTAAATAATAAATAAATAAAAAAAATAATTTATATAAATACTATAACTACTTTGTAATTAATCATGAAAATATCTATTCAAAGAATATACGATAAGAATAGTACGCCAGACGGAAAAAGAATACTTGTTGACCGATTATGGCCTCGGGGTATAAAAAAGGAAAATGCCAAGATTGATTTGTGGGCAAAAGAACTTGCACCGTCAAATGAATTGCGAAAGTGGTACAAACATGATGCTGAGAACTGGCTGGAGTTCAAAGAAAAATACTTTTCAGAACTTAGAAGTAAGCGGGAAAGTATAAATGAGCTGATAAAATTTATTGGAAGTGCAAACACCGTATTCCTGTATTCATCTAAGGAATTAGTTCATAACAACGCGGCTGCAATAAAAGAATACCTCGAATCAAAAAAATAAAAATTGAATTACTTTGATGCCTGCTAAGCAATAGTTTACTGCTAACAAATAATAATATCGTTGTAGTTTATCCTTCCAAAACTTAAGTTGACCAATAAATATTTTGGGGCTATATGGGCGACGAAAAAGAATTAATTGTTCGTGTTTCAGGTAATGTTTCTTCCTGCCTGTATATTTCCTCCATGATAATAAACTCATAAAATATGGGGCATTCTATGAAATTAATCTCAATAATTTTCGCAATCCTTTTCTTTACAATCACATCATTTTCCCAGGAAGAAATACAAAAAGGAACTTATAATGTAGCAGGTTCTTTATCATTCTCATCCTCATCCCAGGATTACTCTGATGGCAAGCAGACCGAACTTAGCATAACTCCTCAAATCGGATATTTCTTTATAAATAATTTTGCGCTTGGAATTAACCTTCAGTATCAGAAGAATGACACGGATGCATACAGCATTACGACCTGGGGAATAGGACCAATGACAAGATTTTATATTGGAAAAAATATTATTCACCCTTTCATAGAACTTTCCTTTTTATACGGGGAGACAATGCCAGACGAAACTGATGCGATGATAATTTCACGGAAAATCGGTGTAGTGTTTGGTCTGGATTACTTTATAACCAATAGTGTGGCGTTGGAGTCTGCTTTAAGTTATACATTTGACAGTATGCTATTAACGGGCGTCTACCGATCATATTACTCGGATGATGAGATAATGAAACGTACTATAAAGTTCGCAATTGGACTGAACATTTTTTTATAAGATTAATTCAGTTAACTATAAAGTGATAGAAAGATCATAGGAATATTGAAATGAAAAAATCTGTCTTCAAACAATTTATATACATAATAATTTTGTTGATCATTATTAGTTCGACAGCACAGAGTCAAGAGGAAATGGAAGTTGAATTCGGCGAATTTACTTTAAGTGATTTCTCAAAAACTACTTTTGAAGCTGATCCAAATATCCCTGCCGTTGTACTATTTGAAAAAGGTCATATCTATTTCAATGAAAAGCTGGAACTAATTATCTCTGAACACCGGAGAATTAAAATATTATCAACCGAAGGCTATAAGTATGCGACGGTACGAATACCCTTTAGAGAAGGCAGAAGAAAAGAGACACTAATAGAAGTTGAAGGTGTAACTGCCTACATAGATCAAAATGGAAAAGTTGTAACTGTAGAATTAGATTCCGATGATATTTTTCCTGTGGAGTATTCCAAAGATTTTTCATATAGCGGATTTACTTTTCCGGCTATACAGCCCGGTTGTATTATCGAGTACTTCTACAAAAAAAGAACGCCTTCCATCTATAATTTTCCAACTAGATGGATCTTTCAGAAAGAAATTCCAGTGTTATGGAGTGAGTACCAGACGGATGTTCCCAGCATATACAGGTTTGCTGTATTCGAACAGCAGATTCATCCTTTCTTTATTAATGAAACAAATGATTTTAATAAATCATATACAATAACGGAATCGAATGATATAGCTCTAACGCTAAACGGTTTTACAAAAAGATATGTTATGAAAGATCTTCCGGCAGTCAATCAAGAGTTTTACATGAAGTCACCCGGAGATGCATATTCAAAAGTTATATACCAATTAGCCGCATATGATCCTCCTTTTTCCTCAATACAAAAAGTAACACAAAGTTGGAAAGAACTTGGCAAAGAACTGATGGAACTAGAAAGTTTTGGCGAACGGCTTGAATGTCCTGATGAGCTAGCTGAAATCGTAAAAAAGATCAGGTCAGAATCCAGTGGAGAGCAGGAAATAATGCTTAAAATTTATGACTATGTTAACGAAAATTTTACCTGGAACAATCACTACAGCATTTACGCCAGTGACCTGCAAAAAATATTTGAAACTAAGAAAGGCGATACAGGCGATCTTAATTTTGTACTTGCTGCTATGCTGAAGAAAGCCGGTATTGAATTTTATCCTGTAATATTAGCGACACGCGATAAAGGCACAATATATACAGATTATCCTATAATTGATCAGTTCAATACTGTTGTTGTTTATGTTAAAACTGTCGCTGGTGAATATCTTCTTGATGCTACTGATCAATTAAGACCTCATTATCTCTTACCTGAAAATGAACTAACTGATCTGGCTTTATTGATTCTCCCCAATGACGTGGAATGGATACGAATAGTTCCGACCGGTCAGGCTATCACCATTAAACTGGCAAGCTTCGAGATTAATGTTAACGGAAGCATTAATGGAATTTTCAGAATTACAAATGAGGAATACTCGGCTCTTGATTCAAGAAAAAAAATATTAGAGTTAAATTCTACTGAAGAATATTTAAAGAGCCTGGTTCAATCATCTGCTTCAGGTGTTGAATTAATAGATGTTAAAGTTACCAATAAAGATACAATCGACAAAGCTATTGTATTTGACGGAAGATTTTATTCGACTACGTATTCACAGGTATCCGACAAAGTGATTTATTTTAGTCCATACACTCTGGGAAAAGTGAAACAAAATCCCTTTACAGAAGATATCAGAAAATTTGACATTGATTTTATGTATCGAAGACAGAATCACTTTAAAGTTAATATTTCCATTCCACAGGGGTTCAAATTTTCTGACTATCCTCAAAACATCACTATAAATACAGCAGATAACGGAGCGGTTTATACAAGGGAAACAATAGTGCAGGATAATCAGATGACTTTCTCATCGAGTTTTATTATTAACAAAACATCTTTCCCGGTTGAAGAATATTCCGAACTAAAAAAATTTTATAGTGAAGTAAATGCACTTGAAGCTGAACTGATTACGGTAATGAAAGCAGAATAGATTTTTTAATAATGGTTGAGATCAAATTTCTGTTCCATATTACTGAATATGTCCCGAGAATAATTTGATATTGACATTAAGTGGTTTCATTTATAAGTTACTTAAAGTAATGATTGGGTATAACTTTGTACAAAATCAGGGTAATATTTTACGGTTTATTTCTGATTGTCCACATTGCTTGTAATGAGCAAATCCTTCAGGAAAAAATTGAAACACCATCCAATAATCCTAGGTGTAATCTAAAAACGGTATTTGTAGATAGTTTGAATATCATCCCGTATGATGATTCGACAATAGTAACATTTTGTAAAGAAGGGCAGAAATTTCCCGTCGGATTCTATATCGAACAATTAAATCAATATGAAAATATTTATTATATCAATACAATCAGTACAGGACTTCTCCCGGGTCAATGGAGAGAACTATGTACTGAAGACAGCATCGAAGCAAAACAATGGATTGATCTTTCAACAGAACTGACCTTATACAATTTTAACGAAACTGAAAAGTATTTTGAAGAATGGGGAGTTAACAATAAAAGCGAATATGTACTTTACTTCCGTGTTCATAAATGCTCATACATTGACCTGAGTTTAAATGATAAGTTTAATAAAACCGATACACTCGGGTATTTTAATCGACGTCCCCTTGATGAATATTCATTTAAGGAGCTTATTGAATATTTATGGTTTAATTATAATCATCAATTAGGGAACGATAAAATATTGTACACTGAATTTCAGAATTCGGGAGAAAAGTTTATATACAGATTGTACGTAACCCAATACATTGAAGGTGATTTTGGTATGTGTCCCGTTATTCAAATTTACTGTGAAGAATTTAAAATCGATAAAATTTCCGGTTTAATTTTACAAAAATCTAATTTGATCAGAAAATTATTAAGTGTTATTGCCGACTGAAGAAGTATAATCATGAAAACTATAATACCATATTTTGTTTGCTTCTTTTTAGTTTCCTGCAGTGAAAATAAGAATCCCGTTGAACCTGAAAATTATTTTTATTACGGGTGTTCACCGTCAGGAATTTATATCGATTTTGTTGATACCTGCAGTTATGGATTTGTAGTTCCATTCCTTCAGCAATTTGATTCGGTACAAATCAGTTACACGCAGCTAGGAAGTGATTTTGTTATATATGCTGATTCAGGTAGTTACAAATCCTGGTCGGATTATTTCAAGAACGATCAAACAATCCAGTATCTTTTTAACCACTTAACAAATAGTGATTCATTGATAATGCAATTTGTTTTGTCAGGTGAAAAATCTATTGAAGAAGAGAGGCAAAGATTTGAATCAATTGAACACTTTGAAATTCTGAGTATCAAGGAACATGATAAGTATGTCAGTTTAGATGTTCCGGAGAAATCATACGCAGCCTGGGCTGAATTCTTCAATACATTTGATTTTATTGAAACATCGCAGGTTGTAATGATCTGTCTGGACTAACAATATTATTATTTCACCTCTCTTCAGTTAAACACTTTCAAGTATTTTGTCCGGGTAAGTTCTTTCTTACCGGATGAAAAGTGCATGCACATTTTACTTGATTTAAACAGTCTTCCATCGGGTAATTCAATTATTTCATTTTTTATCAGGAAACCTTACGGCACGCAATTTATAATTAATGTTTGATATATTATTTCATATACTTAATTTTGAACAGCACAAAAGCATTTATAAATAGATGCTTATTCATATATAAAAATTAGTGGGAAATATGAACTTATCATTCTGCAAATCAATCTTATCAAACCCCGACTAAAGAACCGCTGTAAATATTGCCCTTGCAGGTTCCCTTGGCATTTCACTTACTAACGAAATCAATTTTTTGTTCTGTATTGTAATTAACAGGAGATGATATGAACAAAACCAGGATCTATCTATTTATTGTTTCGATTTTCTTACTCAATACTTTTTCTCAGGCTCAATGGATCTCAATCGATAATAAAACATCCGTATTTACAAATCCAGCCGTAACTTTATTAAGCGATGATGCATCCGGAACAGTTATTAAGATTGACATTCCGGGCTATTTACTTCAGCAATTTAATGCTAACGGAAAAACATACTCTTCAATCAGTATAGATGATGATGAAGGTATTACTTCAGAAAAAGGTTTGCCTGAAATTCCACATATAGCTAAAGTACTTGCAATACCTGACAGAGGAATAGTAAGTGTCGAAGTTCTGGAACTTGGTGAGAAGCATATTTATAAAAACGTTGACATCGCCCCTTCAAGAGAAAGCTGGAAAGAAGGAGATCCCGAAACCGATTACATCGAGAATAGTAAATTTTATTCATCGGGTGAGTTGTACCCGGAAGTTCTGGCAAGTGTTGAAGAACCATCCGTATTCAGAGATTTCCGTATAGCAAGGGTTTCAGTTTTTCCTATAAGATATTCACCTGCAAAAAAAGAAATTGAATCTTACTCTTCAATAACAGTAAGAGTAAAATACAGCGCCGGTTTAGGTGTAAATGAGAAGACAACTCCTAAGAGAAAGATTGCTCCAACATTTGATAAAGTTTACAGGAGTTTCATTTTTAATTATGATGAAGTGTTAAATGCACGCTACGGCGGGCGTCTTGAAGGACACAACATTATGATGTGCATCATGCCTGATATTTTTGTTAACACATTTCAAACTTATGCCGACTGGAAACAAAAAACCGGAACTGAAATTGTAATAACAAAATTCAGTGATATTGGCGCGACAGGAAATACACCGGAAGTAGTTAAAAACTACATACTAAATGTCTATACGACCTGGGTAGATGCGCCGACCCATATTCTACTTGTTGGTGATGCTGGCAGTCCGCAGAATATTGCGCCGTACCAGACATGGCATTCACCTTATGATGGTTATACGTTTCCGAATGAAGATTATTTTGTTGAACTGGAAGGAAATGATTTCTTCCCTGAAATGATGATCGGAAGATTTACTAACCAGGAAGATTACAGGCTGCAGGTAATAATTAGTAAACTGCTTAGGTATGAAAGTGAACCTGAAAGAGTTGACAATGCCTGGTACAAAAAAGGGATAGTCTGTTCAAATGATGCTTATCAATCTCAGGCAGATGTTAAAAGATTTACGGCTCAACTTATGCGCGAAAACGGGGGATTCACATCTGTTGATACAATGATGAGTAAAAATCCATGTCTATATGATCTTGATGATGTTATAGCAGCAATAAACCAGGGGAGAGGTTTCCTAAATTATCGCGGTGAGGGATGGTACAGCGGATGGTGGGCTTCCTGTACACCTTTCCAAACGGAAAATGTGAACAGCCTTAACAATGGAAGAAAACTAACGTTCGTAACAAGCATTGGCTGTGGTGTTGCGGGATTTCATTCTAGTAATAATTCATTTGGTGAAGCCTGGCTTGAACAGGGAACACCAACAGCACCAAGAGGCGGTGTGACTTTCATCGGACCTACCTCAAACACACATACTACTTACAACAATAAAATTGATAAAGGTATTTACACCGGAATGTTCGTGGAAGGTATGGATAGTCCCGGTGAAGCACTACTGCGTGGTAAACTTTATATGTTCAATGTTTACGGAAACAACGTTGCAGTAGAACATCATTATAAAATATACTGCATACTTGGTGATCCGAGTCTTCACGTATGGAAAGACATCCCTAAGCCAGTAACAGTTTCCAAACCAGATTCAGTTTTTATCGGATTTAATCAGGTACAAATATCCGTTGTAGATTCAGTGAGCGGATTGCCTGTTGATAGTGCCAGGATATGTATTTCCGGTAATGGTGTTTATGTAATAGGATTGACTGATATAAATGGTGTTGCACTTCTTGATGTTACTCCGGCCACAATTGATACATTAAA
It includes:
- a CDS encoding DUF3857 domain-containing transglutaminase family protein: MKKSVFKQFIYIIILLIIISSTAQSQEEMEVEFGEFTLSDFSKTTFEADPNIPAVVLFEKGHIYFNEKLELIISEHRRIKILSTEGYKYATVRIPFREGRRKETLIEVEGVTAYIDQNGKVVTVELDSDDIFPVEYSKDFSYSGFTFPAIQPGCIIEYFYKKRTPSIYNFPTRWIFQKEIPVLWSEYQTDVPSIYRFAVFEQQIHPFFINETNDFNKSYTITESNDIALTLNGFTKRYVMKDLPAVNQEFYMKSPGDAYSKVIYQLAAYDPPFSSIQKVTQSWKELGKELMELESFGERLECPDELAEIVKKIRSESSGEQEIMLKIYDYVNENFTWNNHYSIYASDLQKIFETKKGDTGDLNFVLAAMLKKAGIEFYPVILATRDKGTIYTDYPIIDQFNTVVVYVKTVAGEYLLDATDQLRPHYLLPENELTDLALLILPNDVEWIRIVPTGQAITIKLASFEINVNGSINGIFRITNEEYSALDSRKKILELNSTEEYLKSLVQSSASGVELIDVKVTNKDTIDKAIVFDGRFYSTTYSQVSDKVIYFSPYTLGKVKQNPFTEDIRKFDIDFMYRRQNHFKVNISIPQGFKFSDYPQNITINTADNGAVYTRETIVQDNQMTFSSSFIINKTSFPVEEYSELKKFYSEVNALEAELITVMKAE
- the polA gene encoding DNA polymerase I; this encodes MSKTFVIVDALAIAYKSYFAFINRPLTNSKGEPVSAIFGFMNALLKILEDHKPDYIAVAFDSKEKTFRHEQYEHYKSSRQAMPEDMIPQIGKIREFVEVLNIPVLIQPGYEADDIVGTAVKKAEKLGLESFAITPDKDYFQLVTDKVKVIRPGRSSDEPVLYDREKIKTDLGFEPEQMIDYLALIGDTSDDIPGVKGIGEKTAVPLIQEFGSIENLYANIDKVTKEGTRTKLIANKENAFLSKQLARIHCSVPMDIDFDKAKFKQPDIDKLKQVLLDLEFKTLYTRLMKFYSVDSSAPEEKPVSIIQEKIVEEKPVVVHDSKSSNYKLITTVKDAKNLAADLNKTDLFVFDTETDGLDPLTLNLAGASFSTKAGEGYFVAVNPVSKKGDLFSKEVQDRLPLTDFVKIFKPVFENKKIKKVCQNGKFDISVMRSAGIMVENFYFDTMLASYLIDPDQKHGMDDLSQKYLNYKPIPLSDLIGAKKDPSKIFEVDVNQLSTYASEDADVTYQLYEVLSKEIEKENLQKVAYEVEFPLAPVLEDMEREGIKVDKKTLTTLSKDLEKLLDSFSKQIFKSAGEEFNINSPQQLQKILFGKLGLAKGKKTKTGFSTDARSLENLRGEHDIVEHILEFRQVQKLKSTYTDALAGLIHPSTGRIHTNFNQTVASTGRLSSVNPNLQNIPIRTERGKEIRKAFVPRDKDHLIISADYSQIELRIMASICGDEGLTKAFKKGEDIHRSTAALVFQVDPKDVTADMRRKAKEVNFGILYGIGSFGLKTRLGVSQTHAKEIIDTYFGTFKRVKNFMDDSVRNARDKGYAETIIGRRRFLKNINSNNRVLRQFEERVAINMPIQGTAADMIKLAMIKIHAALEKKKFKTKMVLQVHDELLFDAPKDEIDDVQPLIKELMEKALPMNVPILVETGVGDNWLDAH
- a CDS encoding DUF488 family protein, coding for MKISIQRIYDKNSTPDGKRILVDRLWPRGIKKENAKIDLWAKELAPSNELRKWYKHDAENWLEFKEKYFSELRSKRESINELIKFIGSANTVFLYSSKELVHNNAAAIKEYLESKK
- a CDS encoding T9SS type A sorting domain-containing protein, coding for MNKTRIYLFIVSIFLLNTFSQAQWISIDNKTSVFTNPAVTLLSDDASGTVIKIDIPGYLLQQFNANGKTYSSISIDDDEGITSEKGLPEIPHIAKVLAIPDRGIVSVEVLELGEKHIYKNVDIAPSRESWKEGDPETDYIENSKFYSSGELYPEVLASVEEPSVFRDFRIARVSVFPIRYSPAKKEIESYSSITVRVKYSAGLGVNEKTTPKRKIAPTFDKVYRSFIFNYDEVLNARYGGRLEGHNIMMCIMPDIFVNTFQTYADWKQKTGTEIVITKFSDIGATGNTPEVVKNYILNVYTTWVDAPTHILLVGDAGSPQNIAPYQTWHSPYDGYTFPNEDYFVELEGNDFFPEMMIGRFTNQEDYRLQVIISKLLRYESEPERVDNAWYKKGIVCSNDAYQSQADVKRFTAQLMRENGGFTSVDTMMSKNPCLYDLDDVIAAINQGRGFLNYRGEGWYSGWWASCTPFQTENVNSLNNGRKLTFVTSIGCGVAGFHSSNNSFGEAWLEQGTPTAPRGGVTFIGPTSNTHTTYNNKIDKGIYTGMFVEGMDSPGEALLRGKLYMFNVYGNNVAVEHHYKIYCILGDPSLHVWKDIPKPVTVSKPDSVFIGFNQVQISVVDSVSGLPVDSARICISGNGVYVIGLTDINGVALLDVTPATIDTLNVTVCGGNVIPVVSTIIVTIGSENITPNGAPVLTDLNGNQDGLINPNETGVLNYTLKNFGTIISNNVQATLTIPDTITTVQILTSDPVLFGNIQPSDSSAGSPFQFFVQPDCPIGTTIPFHLHVESMTSTWDYFYNVKVHGCKLDFTELLIDDEGNILRNFRIDPGETVKLKLNISNTGDDIAPDVIAKISTSDQYITITDSTGTFGTILKDSTVVNESDYFVISASEQCPVQYNAELFVTIETQNGFYPYTVERSFMLPVAMPSAFDVTGPDAYGYYAYSSSDALWTQAPQYNWFEIDGTGTQIPKPSGVNDFTQTVTLPFTFRYYGNDYTQVRISSDGWIAFGSGTQTAFANTVLPNNDAINNMVAGFWDDLFRNETIATAKLLYYYDAANNRFIAEWSKVPHFNAEDELETFQIILLDPAYYPTPTGDGEIIVQYKDVEEPSSITVGIENNTQDVGLLYLFDETYDVTANELVSEFAIKFTTRTPVVTDVKDEEDIASVIPDDYSLEQNYPNPFNPETKIRYAIPEPGFVTVKIYRVDGELVKTLSENYKSAGRYEITWDGTNNFSQKVSSGVYFYRLQANDFSQVKKMILLK
- a CDS encoding sodium:solute symporter gives rise to the protein MEHNWLSILPPVLAIALAIKTRQVFLSLFVGILTGWIILSEGNVFNGTALAIQSLIDVFKDESNTKVVIFCALVGSLITITHSNGGVQGFIDFIHRKNLIRSRRSASLLAFTVGCFVFIESSISCLVTGAVSHPIFEKYKISREKLAYFCDVTSSPICILIPLNAWGAYVVSLLEKENVGDSVTVFLNTIPLNFYAIVSVLFAAFIAFTYRDFGPMKKAEHRSQHEGKTIADGAVPLVSEDVVSVKAKKGIRHKAFNMVAPIVVMIIMMPVSLLITGDGDITAGSGSTSVLWSVMAAIFVAGILSMVQKIFSLQEIMDLTLKGMAGLIPLAILMTLAFSIGSTCRTLGTGEYVASVVNMFLHKSMLAPLLFAASAFISFSTGTSWGTFAIMIPIAVPSAQYMGFDVSLAVAAVLSGSVFGDHSSPISDTTIVSSMASACDHIDHVKTQLPYAIFAASIALMLFFLAGIIL